A single window of Cytobacillus dafuensis DNA harbors:
- a CDS encoding ABC transporter permease has protein sequence MFTYTVRRILSLIPVLFGMTIIVFAIIHAIPGNPAQVILGQRATQESIALVTKELGLDRPWYIQYFDYINKLLHGDLGTSLRTRGPINEEIWPFLAATFELTLVAMIIAIVIGVNAGIISAWFSKSWFDYFAMLLALIGVSMPIFWLGLMMQWGFANELGLFPTTGRENVRDPVTAITNLYLIDTLIQGRFDQFATVVKHLVLPSFALATIPMAIIARMTRATMLEVMKSDYIRTARAKGLRMFWVVYKHSLKNAVIPVLTVIGLQTGLLLGGAILTETIFGWPGIGRYLYDAILYRDYPVIQSGILIIAAIFVLINLIVDLLYVFVDPRIKYTK, from the coding sequence ATGTTCACTTATACGGTTCGTCGTATTTTATCATTAATACCCGTTTTATTTGGAATGACAATAATTGTTTTTGCAATCATTCATGCAATTCCTGGTAACCCTGCTCAGGTCATTCTTGGTCAAAGGGCAACACAAGAGTCAATCGCACTGGTAACGAAGGAATTAGGTTTGGATAGGCCATGGTACATACAATATTTTGATTATATTAATAAACTTTTACATGGAGATTTGGGCACTTCATTAAGGACAAGGGGGCCAATAAACGAAGAAATATGGCCATTCTTGGCAGCGACATTTGAGCTGACACTTGTTGCAATGATTATTGCTATCGTTATTGGCGTAAATGCTGGAATCATTAGTGCATGGTTTTCAAAATCATGGTTTGATTATTTTGCCATGCTCCTTGCACTTATTGGGGTATCAATGCCGATATTCTGGCTTGGTTTAATGATGCAATGGGGATTTGCCAATGAATTAGGATTATTTCCAACAACAGGAAGGGAGAATGTCAGAGACCCAGTAACTGCCATTACAAATCTCTATTTAATCGATACATTAATTCAAGGAAGGTTTGACCAGTTTGCTACAGTTGTTAAGCATTTAGTCTTACCGAGCTTTGCTCTTGCCACGATACCGATGGCCATTATTGCAAGAATGACACGTGCCACGATGTTGGAGGTTATGAAATCAGACTACATTCGTACTGCTAGAGCAAAAGGATTAAGAATGTTCTGGGTCGTGTATAAGCATTCTTTAAAAAATGCAGTCATTCCAGTTCTTACAGTTATCGGTTTGCAAACTGGATTATTGTTAGGCGGAGCGATATTAACTGAAACGATCTTTGGCTGGCCGGGAATTGGCCGATATTTATACGATGCTATTTTGTACCGTGATTATCCAGTGATTCAGTCAGGAATATTAATCATTGCAGCGATCTTTGTTTTGATAAACTTGATCGTTGATCTGTTATACGTCTTTGTCGACCCGAGAATTAAGTATACAAAATAG
- the nikC gene encoding nickel transporter permease produces MAELAKNTENIPSISTEEKLTPPWKEAWLSFSKNRMALVGLGIVIFFIILAIIAPYIAPYSFKEQVLAERMQAPSSKHWFGTDDFGRDIFSRVIYGARISLWVGFFSVLGSVVFGTILGIVAGYYGRWVDAVISRIFDILLAFPSILLAIAIVAILGPSLQNALIAIAIINVPNFGRLVRSKVLSIKQEEYIMAARAVGMKDTRILFRHILPNSISPVIVQATLAIATAIIEAAALGFLGMGAQAPTPEWGKMLADSRNYITQAPWTLIFPGLAIMLTVLGFNLMGDGLRDALDPKMKQ; encoded by the coding sequence GTGGCTGAACTCGCAAAAAACACGGAAAATATTCCGTCGATATCCACAGAAGAGAAGCTAACTCCTCCTTGGAAGGAAGCTTGGCTGTCGTTTTCTAAAAATCGAATGGCTTTAGTAGGTTTAGGTATTGTCATCTTCTTTATCATATTAGCAATAATCGCTCCTTATATAGCTCCGTATAGTTTTAAAGAACAGGTTTTAGCAGAGAGAATGCAGGCTCCTTCGAGCAAGCATTGGTTCGGTACGGATGACTTTGGTCGAGATATCTTTTCGCGTGTTATATATGGAGCAAGGATTTCATTATGGGTAGGATTTTTTTCTGTGTTAGGATCGGTCGTTTTTGGGACGATTTTAGGAATTGTAGCTGGATACTATGGTCGTTGGGTCGATGCAGTTATCTCGCGAATCTTTGATATCCTGCTAGCATTTCCAAGCATTCTTTTGGCTATTGCAATCGTTGCTATTTTAGGACCATCATTACAAAATGCTTTGATTGCCATTGCAATTATAAACGTCCCGAACTTTGGAAGGCTCGTACGGTCAAAGGTGCTGAGTATTAAACAAGAAGAATACATTATGGCAGCACGTGCAGTAGGAATGAAAGATACTCGAATTCTATTCCGGCATATTTTGCCTAATAGTATTTCACCTGTAATCGTTCAAGCCACACTTGCGATTGCTACTGCAATTATTGAAGCTGCTGCATTAGGATTCCTTGGAATGGGAGCTCAAGCTCCAACACCAGAGTGGGGGAAAATGCTTGCAGATTCTAGAAATTATATCACTCAGGCTCCATGGACTCTCATTTTTCCAGGGTTAGCAATCATGCTAACAGTTTTAGGCTTTAACCTAATGGGAGATGGGCTTAGAGATGCCCTCGATCCGAAAATGAAGCAATAA
- the kynA gene encoding tryptophan 2,3-dioxygenase produces MENKNQNEKTTGFEKEIQTDFRKDMSYGDYLHLDKILSSQHRLSEHHDEMLFIIIHQASELWMKLIIHELSAATECILKNNLDSSFKMLSRVSRIQQQLIQSWSVLSTLTPADYLQFRGKLGHSSGFQSYQNRLIEFALGHKNPNTLLVYQHDKVLYDTLDNALNEPSIYDAAIQALATRGLPVDQKVLNRNWSLPYESNMSVEEGWLTVYRNVNKYWDLYELAEKLVDIGSQQQLWRYNHMSTVERIIGNKKGTGGSSGVNYLKKVLDHQFFPELWSLRTKL; encoded by the coding sequence ATGGAAAACAAAAATCAAAATGAAAAAACAACAGGCTTTGAAAAGGAAATTCAAACTGATTTTCGTAAAGACATGTCCTATGGAGATTATCTTCATCTTGATAAAATCTTATCTAGCCAGCATAGATTATCCGAACATCATGATGAAATGCTATTTATCATCATCCATCAAGCTAGCGAGCTTTGGATGAAATTAATCATTCATGAGCTTTCTGCAGCCACTGAATGTATTCTAAAAAATAATCTAGATTCTTCTTTTAAAATGCTCTCACGTGTTTCACGAATTCAGCAGCAGTTAATTCAATCATGGAGCGTTTTGTCTACATTAACCCCAGCTGATTATTTACAATTTCGCGGGAAATTAGGTCATTCGTCAGGCTTTCAGTCCTATCAAAATCGATTAATAGAATTTGCACTTGGACATAAAAATCCCAATACTCTATTAGTTTATCAACATGATAAGGTCCTATATGATACATTGGATAACGCCCTTAATGAACCAAGTATTTATGATGCTGCCATTCAAGCTTTAGCAACTAGAGGCTTGCCTGTTGATCAAAAGGTATTAAATAGAAATTGGTCATTGCCATATGAGTCAAATATGAGTGTAGAGGAAGGTTGGCTGACAGTTTATCGAAATGTAAATAAATATTGGGATCTTTACGAATTAGCAGAGAAGCTAGTCGATATAGGAAGCCAGCAGCAATTGTGGCGATACAATCATATGAGCACAGTTGAAAGAATTATTGGTAATAAGAAGGGGACTGGGGGATCATCAGGTGTAAATTATTTAAAAAAGGTGCTTGATCATCAGTTCTTTCCTGAGTTATGGAGCCTAAGAACAAAGCTTTAA
- the kynB gene encoding arylformamidase gives MNKWIDISQRLDNKIPVWPGDTPFSYKISWSMEDSGSVNVGQITMSTHTGTHIDAPFHFDNDGKRVIDLDVNVYIGPARVIHLHDTKSICVNELKEHNLSGVTRLLINTGAWTNRSEFPKNIPHFEPEAASYLAEIGVRLIGLDLPSVDPLDSKELPAHHELTRHGLHILEGLVLDDIDEGDYELAALPLPLVEGDGSPVRAVLKKID, from the coding sequence ATGAATAAGTGGATTGATATATCTCAAAGATTAGATAATAAAATCCCTGTTTGGCCAGGTGATACTCCTTTTTCATATAAGATTAGCTGGAGCATGGAGGACAGTGGATCAGTTAATGTGGGTCAAATAACGATGAGCACCCATACTGGAACGCATATTGACGCACCATTCCATTTCGATAACGATGGGAAGAGAGTCATTGATTTAGATGTAAATGTATACATCGGTCCTGCCCGTGTTATTCATCTCCACGATACAAAGAGTATTTGTGTAAATGAATTAAAAGAGCATAATCTTTCAGGAGTTACTCGATTATTAATCAATACAGGTGCATGGACGAATCGTTCAGAGTTTCCGAAAAACATTCCTCATTTTGAGCCTGAAGCTGCTAGTTATTTAGCTGAAATAGGTGTAAGACTTATCGGTCTTGACCTGCCATCTGTTGATCCTTTAGATAGTAAGGAATTACCTGCTCATCATGAGCTTACTAGACATGGACTGCATATTTTGGAAGGCCTTGTATTGGATGATATTGACGAGGGAGATTATGAGCTTGCTGCTTTGCCATTGCCTCTTGTTGAAGGAGATGGAAGTCCGGTACGAGCAGTATTGAAAAAAATAGACTAA
- a CDS encoding MBL fold metallo-hydrolase, which produces MNVTDLGFSVSLIDAYDLEKEKRTGSYVLHEEELTIIETSASPSIPFILKGLKELGVDPLQIKNIIVTHIHLDHAGGVGLFLRSCPNAKVIVHPRGERHLADPSKLIQGAKAVYGDKFDSLFDPILPVPEDRLIIMQDGDTLQIGENRILTFIDTPGHAKHHFSIYDSFSKGVFTGDTIGVLYPQLFEKGVELILPSTSPNQFDPDAMLESMEKIASFDIERIYFGHYGMTSNPQHVYEQLKFWLPKFMAAGEKVWCENPNASFEEKNDSLFNLLFEEIMSYLTEKNISLDGDISDIIQLDLTVGSMGIIDYLLKKNQ; this is translated from the coding sequence ATGAATGTAACGGATTTAGGTTTTTCTGTGTCATTAATTGACGCATATGATTTAGAAAAAGAGAAGAGAACTGGCTCATATGTTCTTCATGAAGAGGAACTAACTATTATTGAAACAAGTGCAAGTCCCTCCATTCCATTTATTTTAAAGGGATTAAAGGAACTGGGCGTTGACCCTTTACAAATTAAGAATATTATCGTAACTCATATTCATTTAGACCATGCTGGAGGGGTAGGATTATTTCTTAGAAGCTGTCCTAATGCAAAAGTTATTGTTCATCCACGAGGCGAGCGTCATCTAGCAGATCCTTCAAAGCTAATCCAAGGGGCAAAAGCAGTATATGGAGATAAATTTGATTCGCTTTTTGATCCAATTTTACCAGTACCAGAAGATCGACTTATCATTATGCAGGATGGAGATACACTGCAAATTGGGGAAAATCGCATTCTAACATTTATAGATACTCCAGGGCATGCCAAGCACCACTTTTCTATCTATGATTCATTTAGTAAAGGAGTATTTACAGGAGATACAATTGGCGTCCTCTATCCACAGCTTTTTGAAAAAGGTGTAGAATTAATACTTCCTTCAACCTCTCCAAATCAGTTTGATCCTGACGCCATGCTTGAATCAATGGAAAAAATCGCATCATTTGATATTGAACGAATATATTTTGGTCATTATGGGATGACATCAAATCCTCAGCATGTTTATGAACAATTAAAGTTTTGGCTCCCTAAATTTATGGCTGCGGGGGAAAAAGTTTGGTGCGAAAATCCAAATGCATCGTTTGAAGAAAAAAATGATTCTTTATTCAATCTTTTATTTGAGGAAATAATGAGTTACCTAACAGAAAAGAATATTTCTTTAGATGGAGATATATCGGACATTATTCAACTGGATTTAACGGTTGGATCAATGGGAATCATCGATTATTTGCTAAAGAAAAATCAATAA
- a CDS encoding NUDIX hydrolase: MDIQKLINQINNRTPTILGSKNFSKYAVLLPLVQVKGEYHILFEVRSLQLRRQPGEVCFPGGRVDHSDEDERYTAVRETSEELGITENSIHHISQLDYMISPFGTIIYPFVGFIKNYEDIQVNPSEVEEIFTVPLSFLLQSKPEIFQVRYKIEPERDFPFHHIAGGEKYNWQLRNMEECFYYFEDKVIWGLTAKILKHFMEMIEESGEDLP; the protein is encoded by the coding sequence GTGGATATTCAAAAATTAATTAATCAAATCAATAATCGTACACCAACCATTCTTGGAAGTAAGAATTTCTCTAAATATGCGGTTTTGCTGCCCTTGGTTCAAGTTAAAGGTGAATATCATATTCTATTTGAAGTGAGATCTCTGCAATTAAGAAGGCAGCCTGGTGAGGTGTGTTTCCCAGGTGGAAGGGTGGATCATTCTGATGAGGATGAGCGGTATACTGCCGTGAGGGAAACATCAGAAGAGCTAGGGATAACAGAGAATAGCATTCATCATATTTCACAATTAGACTATATGATTTCTCCTTTTGGTACAATCATCTATCCATTCGTTGGCTTTATCAAGAATTATGAAGACATTCAAGTAAATCCAAGTGAAGTGGAGGAGATCTTCACAGTACCGCTCTCTTTTCTTTTACAATCCAAGCCTGAAATTTTTCAAGTTCGCTACAAGATCGAGCCAGAAAGGGATTTCCCATTTCATCATATTGCTGGCGGGGAAAAATATAACTGGCAATTGAGGAATATGGAAGAGTGTTTTTATTATTTTGAAGATAAGGTCATCTGGGGACTTACGGCAAAAATACTTAAGCATTTTATGGAAATGATAGAGGAAAGCGGAGAAGATTTGCCTTAA
- a CDS encoding helix-turn-helix domain-containing protein has protein sequence MDYEIGKKIRDLRKYWHMTQEELANGICTQGLISKIEKNEEIHLSAQLLYQLSQRLGVSIEYFFSDAELPRMSYINDACAQMTALIRAKQYEEAYQLVKKEKNNPSFEKRPHLKQFLLWRESICVNYIENNKEKALKLINEALLLSETCEKNYSLRELDILISKAIFFGELEKWELAENLYGKILIYAEKIPYIKDQAIFIKLFYNSSRASFILNKHSHALNLCKKGIKMCMEVETYYLLGYLLYQKAEILYAIEQTYSFEILDLYKRALWVFEKSGDISNYEIIFKKLNSLNLEHPERKQS, from the coding sequence ATGGATTATGAGATTGGAAAGAAAATACGAGACTTGCGAAAGTATTGGCATATGACTCAGGAGGAACTCGCAAATGGCATTTGTACCCAAGGCTTGATTAGTAAAATAGAAAAAAATGAAGAGATTCATCTCTCTGCTCAATTACTCTATCAATTAAGCCAACGACTAGGGGTATCCATTGAATATTTCTTTTCTGATGCTGAGCTGCCAAGAATGAGCTATATTAATGACGCTTGTGCTCAAATGACAGCATTGATCCGCGCAAAGCAATATGAAGAAGCCTACCAATTAGTTAAAAAAGAAAAGAATAATCCCAGTTTCGAAAAACGTCCTCATCTTAAACAATTCCTTTTGTGGAGAGAATCCATATGTGTCAATTACATCGAAAATAACAAGGAAAAAGCACTGAAACTGATCAATGAGGCATTACTGCTCTCAGAAACGTGTGAAAAAAATTATTCATTACGAGAGTTGGATATATTAATTAGTAAAGCTATTTTTTTTGGTGAGCTTGAAAAATGGGAGTTAGCAGAAAACCTTTATGGAAAAATATTAATTTATGCGGAAAAGATACCTTACATAAAGGATCAAGCCATATTTATTAAACTATTCTATAATTCATCAAGAGCCTCATTTATTTTAAATAAGCATAGTCATGCACTTAACCTTTGTAAAAAAGGAATAAAAATGTGTATGGAGGTAGAAACCTATTATCTTTTAGGCTATTTATTATATCAAAAAGCAGAAATTCTTTATGCAATTGAACAAACATATTCATTTGAAATTCTAGATCTTTACAAACGAGCTCTATGGGTATTTGAAAAAAGCGGAGATATTAGTAATTATGAGATAATCTTTAAAAAACTCAATAGCTTAAATTTAGAACATCCCGAAAGAAAGCAATCTTAA
- the proC gene encoding pyrroline-5-carboxylate reductase: MSKRIGFIGAGKMAQAIIGGILKSNNVAPEQLMASAVSKETVDHVKKRFAIQVTTENKQVAEQADILFLAIKPDLHFHIIEEIKDWVKPNAIIITIAAGISLQFLEESFARKIKAVRSMPNTPSLIGEGMSAISANDAVTEDELGKIVQIFSCFGKVEVLNEKLMDAIPAISGSSPAYVYMFIEALADGGVKNGLTRKQAYTLAAQAVLGAAKMVLDTGKHPGELKDEVCTPGGATIEAVAELEKTGFRAAVLSAMESCYQKTKSLS; the protein is encoded by the coding sequence TTGAGTAAAAGGATTGGTTTTATTGGAGCAGGAAAAATGGCGCAGGCCATTATTGGCGGCATTCTTAAATCAAATAATGTTGCTCCTGAGCAGTTGATGGCAAGCGCTGTTTCAAAAGAAACTGTAGATCATGTGAAAAAGAGGTTTGCTATTCAAGTAACAACAGAAAATAAACAAGTGGCAGAGCAAGCTGATATTCTATTTTTAGCTATTAAGCCAGATCTCCACTTTCACATAATTGAAGAAATAAAGGATTGGGTTAAACCTAATGCGATCATTATCACAATCGCTGCGGGAATTAGTTTGCAATTTCTTGAAGAGTCATTTGCTCGAAAAATAAAGGCCGTACGATCTATGCCTAATACTCCATCACTAATTGGTGAGGGGATGAGCGCGATTAGTGCAAATGATGCCGTAACAGAGGATGAGCTGGGTAAAATTGTACAGATTTTTTCGTGCTTTGGGAAGGTGGAAGTATTGAATGAAAAATTAATGGATGCAATTCCTGCAATTAGTGGCTCATCTCCTGCTTACGTTTATATGTTTATCGAGGCTTTAGCTGATGGGGGAGTTAAGAATGGACTTACAAGAAAACAGGCCTATACATTGGCTGCTCAAGCTGTTTTAGGGGCAGCGAAGATGGTTCTAGATACAGGAAAACATCCAGGAGAATTAAAGGACGAAGTATGTACACCTGGAGGGGCAACCATTGAAGCAGTAGCTGAGCTTGAGAAAACAGGGTTTCGCGCAGCTGTACTATCAGCAATGGAAAGTTGTTATCAGAAGACAAAATCACTTTCTTAA
- a CDS encoding L-cystine transporter translates to MTTWLVILNVAILLVFIIGLIYMQKKHISFSKRVFTALGLGIVFGFALQFIYGPTDEVVVKSSDWINLVGGGYVKFLQMIVMPLVFISILSAFTKLKLSNNIGKISTLIIGLLIGTTAIAAAVGIASAVGFNLESIQITQGDAELARGDMLEQKNLEVEGKTLPQQMLELLPSNPFLDLTGARPTSTISVVIFSAFLGMAYLGVRRKSPEQADLFAKIVDAFYTIIMRVVTIILRLTPYGVLAIMTRTVATSDIDAILKLGKFVLASYAALIVMFLIHLLLLTIAGLNPVTYVKKVFPVLTFAFTSRTSAGALPLNIKTQKSLGVPEGIANFAGSFGLSIGQNGCAGIYPAMLAVMIAPTVGIDPLSPSFIATVIAVVAISSFGVAGVGGGATFAAILVLSALNLPVALAGLLISIEPLIDMGRTALNVSGSMTSGILTSRITGEIDSNIYNDMKEKIEAEA, encoded by the coding sequence ATGACAACGTGGCTGGTTATACTAAATGTTGCTATTTTGTTAGTATTTATTATCGGTCTTATTTATATGCAAAAAAAACATATTTCATTTTCAAAGCGTGTATTTACCGCGTTAGGGCTTGGAATTGTTTTTGGCTTTGCTTTGCAGTTCATTTATGGACCAACAGATGAAGTCGTTGTAAAATCATCGGATTGGATTAATTTAGTTGGTGGAGGCTATGTTAAGTTCTTACAAATGATCGTCATGCCTCTAGTATTTATATCTATTTTATCTGCATTTACAAAATTAAAATTAAGCAATAATATTGGAAAAATTAGTACACTTATTATTGGATTGCTTATAGGTACAACTGCTATTGCAGCAGCAGTAGGAATAGCATCGGCCGTTGGGTTTAATTTAGAATCCATTCAAATTACACAAGGTGATGCTGAACTGGCTCGAGGAGATATGCTTGAGCAAAAAAATCTAGAGGTGGAGGGAAAAACCTTACCACAGCAAATGCTTGAATTGCTGCCATCCAATCCTTTTCTAGATTTAACAGGTGCAAGACCTACATCAACCATTTCAGTTGTCATCTTTTCGGCATTTTTAGGAATGGCTTACCTTGGGGTTAGAAGGAAATCGCCGGAACAAGCTGATCTATTTGCAAAAATTGTAGATGCCTTCTACACCATTATCATGAGAGTTGTTACAATCATTTTACGTTTGACGCCATACGGTGTTCTGGCTATTATGACCAGGACAGTTGCTACGAGTGATATTGACGCAATTTTGAAGCTCGGAAAATTTGTTCTTGCCTCATATGCTGCATTAATTGTTATGTTCTTAATTCATTTACTATTATTAACCATAGCAGGACTAAATCCGGTGACATATGTGAAAAAAGTATTTCCAGTACTGACATTTGCCTTTACATCTCGTACTAGTGCAGGTGCTCTTCCATTGAATATCAAGACACAGAAATCACTTGGTGTACCAGAAGGAATTGCAAACTTTGCAGGCTCATTTGGTCTTTCCATCGGGCAAAATGGTTGTGCAGGTATCTATCCTGCAATGCTTGCAGTTATGATTGCACCGACCGTTGGAATTGATCCATTATCTCCGTCATTTATTGCAACTGTCATTGCCGTTGTAGCGATTAGTTCCTTCGGTGTTGCGGGTGTAGGCGGTGGTGCGACATTTGCTGCCATATTAGTATTATCCGCTTTGAACTTGCCAGTCGCATTAGCAGGCTTGCTAATCTCCATTGAGCCTCTAATAGATATGGGACGTACTGCACTTAACGTAAGTGGTTCAATGACTTCAGGTATATTAACAAGCAGAATAACTGGTGAAATCGATTCAAATATCTATAATGATATGAAGGAAAAAATTGAAGCGGAAGCATAA
- a CDS encoding NCS2 family permease, giving the protein MFKLKENNTNAKTEVLAGITTFLTMVYIVVVNPVILSDAGVPFEQVFTATIIASVIGTLWMALFANYPIAIAPGMGLNAYFAYSVVGTHGNISYQTAFAAVFIAGLIFIILSLTPFRKKLIEAIPENLKHGITAGIGLFIAFIGLRLSGIITSHPTNLVALGDLHSPSAILALVGLAVTLILMTLNINGALFFGMIITGLIAFFTGQLSFDQGFMSLPSLPDGLIVLNPIDAIGDVIHHSLYAVVFSFLLVTIFDTTGTMIGVAQQAGLMKGNTMPRAKEALLSDSIATTVGAMFGTSPTSAFIESSAGVAAGGRTGLTSLTVAGLFIVSAFFGPLVSAVSGISAITAPALIIVGSLMMGSISNIKWGEIDEAFPAFLIILSMPLTSSIATGIALGFISYPLLKVVKGKWREVHPLVYLFAVLFFYQLAFLPH; this is encoded by the coding sequence ATGTTTAAATTGAAGGAAAACAATACAAATGCTAAGACTGAGGTTCTTGCTGGGATTACAACCTTTTTAACTATGGTTTATATTGTTGTTGTAAACCCTGTTATTTTATCTGATGCGGGTGTACCGTTTGAGCAGGTCTTTACAGCGACGATTATCGCTTCGGTTATTGGAACACTCTGGATGGCACTCTTCGCTAATTATCCGATTGCCATCGCGCCTGGTATGGGCTTAAATGCATATTTCGCCTACTCCGTAGTAGGAACTCATGGCAATATTAGCTATCAAACTGCTTTTGCCGCCGTTTTTATCGCAGGATTAATTTTTATTATTTTATCCTTAACACCATTTCGAAAAAAATTGATTGAAGCAATCCCTGAAAATTTAAAACATGGGATCACAGCAGGTATTGGCTTATTTATAGCTTTTATCGGACTTCGCCTGTCAGGCATTATTACAAGTCACCCTACTAATCTTGTTGCATTAGGTGATCTCCATTCACCTTCAGCCATTCTCGCACTAGTAGGCCTTGCAGTTACGTTAATTCTAATGACATTGAATATTAATGGTGCCTTATTTTTTGGAATGATCATTACAGGATTAATAGCGTTCTTTACAGGACAGCTTTCTTTTGATCAAGGCTTTATGTCTTTACCATCTCTTCCAGATGGATTAATCGTACTTAATCCAATTGATGCAATTGGAGATGTCATTCACCATAGTTTATATGCCGTTGTCTTTTCATTCTTGCTTGTGACAATTTTTGATACGACCGGAACCATGATTGGGGTAGCTCAGCAGGCAGGATTAATGAAAGGCAATACAATGCCTAGAGCAAAAGAAGCATTGCTTTCTGATTCAATTGCTACTACTGTCGGTGCAATGTTTGGAACAAGTCCTACATCTGCTTTCATTGAATCATCTGCTGGTGTCGCAGCAGGTGGCAGAACAGGATTAACATCATTAACTGTTGCTGGACTATTTATTGTATCTGCATTCTTCGGACCATTGGTTAGTGCGGTTTCTGGAATTTCTGCTATTACTGCACCTGCACTTATCATAGTAGGAAGCTTGATGATGGGGAGTATTTCCAATATTAAATGGGGAGAGATCGATGAAGCATTCCCAGCATTCCTAATTATTTTAAGTATGCCGTTAACATCAAGTATTGCAACAGGAATTGCACTTGGTTTCATCTCATACCCACTTTTGAAAGTCGTAAAGGGAAAATGGCGGGAAGTCCATCCTTTAGTTTATTTATTTGCTGTTTTATTCTTTTATCAATTAGCCTTTTTGCCTCATTAA